In Quercus robur chromosome 10, dhQueRobu3.1, whole genome shotgun sequence, a genomic segment contains:
- the LOC126701538 gene encoding protein IQ-DOMAIN 13-like yields the protein MGKKGSWFSAIKRVFLPHSKEKLANDPERKSTKDKKKKGLGKLRHAETNSFIPLFREPSSIEKIFGDFEREQQKLTVRPPTPPEQPRTPPFVPPRVASPRAPSPRVASPRVASPRVASPRATSPRAASPRIVHHHKETSYRPEPTLRTHNASATKIQAAYRGYMARRSFRALKGLVRLQGVVRGQNVKRQTVNAMKYMQLLVRVQSQIQSRRIQMLENQARRQAQFRNDKEVDSTFGKWSQASEAGNDDWDDSLLTKEERETRLQKKVEAVIKRERAMAYAYSHQLWKATPKSTNTPLADIRSGGFPWWWNWLERQQPPANPPEGQAMKSFQITPPRPVSEMKPSPWPQSSNHKQNPFGFDSMDTPTPKSTRSTIVTSAKQARTPPPHRNPLANSSSMSKYSRPRASGASNSPFDLPLKDDDSLMSCPPFSVPNYMVPTVSAKAKARAYSNPKERFPGTPSSTESKRRLSFPLTQGIGSFKWNKGSLFSNKDSSSQTMLDKDQSLQSVGNLSVDSTVSLPAGIGRKPFNRFV from the exons ATGGGAAAAAAAGGCAGTTGGTTTTCTGCAATAAAGAGGGTGTTTTTACCCCATTCCAAGGAGAAACTTGCCAAT GACCCAGAGAGAAAAAGCAcaaaagacaagaaaaagaaggggTTAGGAAAATTAAGGCATGCTGAGACCAACTCATTCATTCCCCTCTTTAGGGAGCCGAGCAGCATTGAGAAAATATTTGGGGATTTTGAGAGGGAGCAACAAAAGTTAACTGTTAGGCCTCCCACTCCTCCTGAGCAACCGAGAACGCCACCTTTTGTGCCTCCTAGAGTTGCTTCTCCAAGGGCTCCTTCTCCAAGGGTTGCCTCTCCTAGGGTTGCTTCTCCAAGGGTTGCCTCTCCTAGAGCTACTTCACCTAGAGCTGCTTCTCCTCGGATTGTTCATCATCACAAGGAGACTAGCTACAGACCAGAACCAACTTTAAGAACCCACAATGCTTCAGCTACTAAGATCCAAGCAGCCTATAGAGGTTATATG GCAAGGAGAAGCTTTAGAGCTTTAAAGGGTCTGGTGAGGCTACAAGGAGTGGTGAGAGGACAGAATGTGAAGCGCCAGACGGTGAATGCGATGAAGTACATGCAACTCTTGGTGCGGGTTCAATCTCAAATTCAGTCTCGGAGGATCCAAATGTTAGAAAACCAAGCCAGGCGTCAAGCTCAGTTCAGGAATGATAAAGAAGTGGATAGTACCTTTGGCAAATGGAGTCAGGCA TCTGAGGCAGGTAATGATGACTGGGATGATAGCTTGCTAAcaaaggaggagagagagacaaGATTGCAGAAAAAGGTTGAGGCAGtcatcaagagagagagagctatggCCTATGCGTATTCACACCAG TTGTGGAAAGCCACTCCTAAATCAACTAACACTCCTCTAGCTGATATCCGATCTGGGGGATTTCCGTGGTGGTGGAACTGGTTGGAACGTCAGCAGCCTCCAGCAAATCCTCCTGAAGGCCAAGCCATGAAGAGTTTTCAAATTACACCTCCAAGACCTGTTTCAGAAATGAAGCCAAGCCCGTGGCCTCAATCAAGCAACCACAAGCAAAATCCTTTTGGCTTTGATAGTATGGATACGCCCACACCAAAATCGACAAGATCAACTATAGTCACATCAGCAAAACAAGCTCGAACACCACCTCCACATAGAAACCCACTAGCCAACAGCTCAAGCATGTCAAAGTATTCAAGACCAAGAGCTAGTGGAGCTAGTAATTCACCCTTTGATCTGCCACTAAAGGATGACGACAGCCTCATGAGTTGCCCACCATTTTCAGTTCCAAACTACATGGTTCCAACAGTTTCAGCCAAAGCCAAAGCAAGAGCTTATAGTAACCCCAAGGAGAGGTTTCCAGGGACTCCAAGCAGTACTGAGTCAAAAAGGAGACTTTCATTCCCTTTGACACAAGGCATTGGGTCTTTCAAGTGGAACAAAGGCTCCTTGTTCTCTAACAAGGATTCTAGCTCTCAAACGATGTTAGACAAGGACCAGTCACTTCAATCTGTAGGGAATTTGAGTGTGGATTCAACTGTTTCTTTACCTGCTGGGATTGGAAGGAAGCCATTTAACCGATTTGTGTGA